In the genome of Streptomyces sp. V2I9, one region contains:
- a CDS encoding NCS2 family permease, with amino-acid sequence MTQQSVEPKTVPEDAGPGSRVPGGRSWLDRYFHISERGSTVARELRGGVTTFMAMAYILLLNPLILGGKDVDGNLLSQPGLITATAFAAAATTLLMGFVGKVPLALAAGLSVSGVLASQVAPTMTWPQAMGMCVIYGVVICLLVVTGLRELIMNAIPLALKHGITMGIGLFIALIGLYKAGFVHQGKATPVSLGPAGELAGWPVLIFCVTLLLIFMLQARDIPGAILIGIVAGTAVAIVINAIVDIDPKAWSSGPPELSGGAVSAPDFSLFGNVEFGGWGDVGVMTVGMIVFTLVLAGFFDAMATIIGVGTEAKLADDKGRMPGLSKALFIDGAGGVIGGVASGSGQTVFVESATGVGEGARTGLASAVTGLFFAACLFFTPLTAIVPTEVASAALVVIGAMMMQNARHVDWGDRSVAIPVFLTVVLMPFTYTITTGVAAGVIAYSAIKLAQGRAREVGAFMWGLTVIFIVFFALNPIESWLGVH; translated from the coding sequence ATGACCCAGCAGTCAGTGGAACCGAAGACCGTTCCGGAGGACGCGGGCCCCGGCTCGCGCGTCCCCGGCGGAAGATCATGGCTCGACCGGTACTTCCACATATCCGAACGGGGATCGACCGTCGCGCGCGAACTGCGCGGCGGCGTCACGACCTTCATGGCCATGGCGTACATCCTCCTGCTCAACCCGCTGATCCTGGGCGGGAAGGACGTCGACGGGAACCTCCTCAGCCAGCCCGGCCTGATCACCGCGACCGCCTTCGCCGCCGCCGCCACGACCCTGCTCATGGGCTTCGTCGGCAAGGTGCCCCTCGCGCTCGCCGCCGGCCTCAGCGTCTCCGGCGTGCTCGCCTCGCAGGTCGCGCCCACCATGACCTGGCCGCAGGCCATGGGCATGTGCGTCATCTACGGGGTGGTGATCTGCCTCCTGGTCGTCACCGGCCTGCGCGAGCTGATCATGAACGCGATCCCGCTCGCGCTCAAGCACGGCATCACCATGGGCATCGGCCTCTTCATCGCCCTCATCGGCCTCTACAAGGCCGGCTTCGTCCACCAGGGCAAGGCCACCCCGGTCTCCCTCGGCCCCGCCGGGGAACTCGCCGGCTGGCCCGTCCTCATCTTCTGCGTCACCCTGCTGCTCATCTTCATGCTCCAGGCGCGCGACATCCCCGGCGCGATCCTGATCGGCATCGTCGCCGGCACCGCGGTGGCGATCGTGATCAACGCGATCGTGGACATCGACCCCAAGGCGTGGAGCAGCGGGCCGCCGGAGCTCTCCGGCGGAGCGGTCTCCGCCCCCGACTTCTCGCTCTTCGGGAACGTCGAGTTCGGCGGCTGGGGCGACGTCGGCGTGATGACCGTCGGCATGATCGTCTTCACCCTGGTGCTGGCCGGCTTCTTCGACGCGATGGCCACCATCATCGGCGTCGGCACCGAGGCGAAGCTCGCCGACGACAAGGGCCGCATGCCGGGCCTCTCCAAGGCGCTGTTCATCGACGGCGCCGGCGGCGTCATCGGCGGCGTCGCCTCCGGCTCCGGCCAGACCGTCTTCGTCGAATCGGCCACCGGCGTCGGCGAAGGGGCCCGGACCGGGCTGGCCTCCGCCGTCACCGGCCTCTTCTTCGCCGCCTGCCTCTTCTTCACCCCGCTCACCGCGATCGTCCCGACCGAGGTGGCCTCCGCCGCCCTCGTCGTCATCGGCGCGATGATGATGCAGAACGCCCGGCACGTGGACTGGGGTGACCGGTCGGTCGCCATCCCGGTCTTCCTGACCGTGGTCCTGATGCCCTTCACGTACACCATCACCACCGGTGTCGCCGCGGGGGTCATCGCGTACAGCGCCATCAAACTCGCCCAGGGCCGGGCCCGCGAGGTCGGGGCCTTCATGTGGGGACTGACGGTGATCTTCATCGTCTTCTTCGCCCTCAACCCGATCGAGAGCTGGCTGGGCGTCCACTGA
- a CDS encoding xanthine dehydrogenase family protein molybdopterin-binding subunit, with protein sequence MTTTPRVRNVPAGTPTKITQGAPTKGGIGESTLRPDGTLKVTGEFAYSSDMWHEDMLWGQTLRSTVAHAEIVSIDTSEALATSGVHAVLTYDDLPAEMKNYGLEIQDTPVLAHGKVRHHGEPVALVAADHPETARRAAAKIRIEYRELPVITDEASATAPDAVLVHEDRDDHHIGHVPHPNIVHRQPIVRGDADAAAKRADVIVTGEYTFGMQDQAFLGPESGLAVPSEDGGVELYVATQWLHSDLKQIAPVLGLPEDKVRMTLSGVGGAFGGREDISMQIHACLLALRTGKPVKIVYNRFESFFGHVHRHPAKLHYEHGATKDGKLTHMKCRIVLDGGAYASASPAVVGNASSLSVGPYKVEDVDIEAIALYTNNPPCGAMRGFGAVQACFAYEAQMDKLAAKLGLDPVEFRQLNAMEQGTLLPTGQPCDSPAPVAELLRRVKARPMPPEQEWLTAGSDGASVDIRALPGGLSNTTHGEGVVRGVGYAVGLKNVGFSEGFDDYSTARVRMEVINGEPVATVHTAMAEVGQGGVTVHAQIARTELGVNQVTIHPADTRVGSAGSTSASRQTYVTGGAIKNSCEAVREKVLELGRTKFGTYHPAWATAELLLEGGKVVTDGGEVLADLADVLEDEAIDIELEWRHRPTEAFDLRTGQGNGHVQYSFAAHRAVVEVDTELGLVKVIELACAQDVGKALNPLSVLGQIQGGTLQGMGVAVMEEIIVDPKTAKVRNPSFTDYLLPTILDTPTIPVDVLELADEHAPYGLRGVGEAPTLSSTPAVLAAIRNATGLQLDRTPVRPEHLTGT encoded by the coding sequence ATGACGACGACGCCCCGGGTCCGGAACGTACCGGCCGGAACACCCACCAAGATCACCCAGGGTGCGCCCACCAAGGGCGGCATCGGCGAGTCCACCCTCCGCCCCGACGGCACCCTCAAGGTCACCGGGGAGTTCGCCTACTCCTCCGACATGTGGCACGAGGACATGCTGTGGGGCCAGACGCTGCGCTCCACCGTCGCGCACGCGGAGATCGTCTCCATCGACACCTCCGAGGCGCTCGCCACCTCCGGGGTCCACGCGGTACTGACCTACGACGACCTCCCGGCCGAGATGAAGAACTACGGCCTGGAGATCCAGGACACCCCCGTGCTCGCCCACGGCAAGGTCCGCCACCACGGCGAGCCGGTCGCCCTCGTGGCCGCCGACCACCCGGAGACGGCCCGCCGCGCCGCCGCCAAGATCAGGATCGAGTACCGCGAGCTGCCCGTCATCACCGACGAGGCGTCGGCGACCGCGCCCGACGCGGTCCTCGTGCACGAGGACCGCGACGACCACCACATCGGCCACGTCCCGCACCCCAACATCGTGCACCGCCAGCCGATCGTCCGGGGCGACGCCGACGCGGCCGCGAAGCGCGCCGACGTCATCGTCACCGGCGAGTACACCTTCGGCATGCAGGACCAGGCGTTCCTCGGACCCGAGTCCGGCCTCGCCGTGCCCTCCGAGGACGGTGGCGTCGAGCTGTACGTCGCCACCCAGTGGCTGCACTCCGACCTCAAGCAGATCGCCCCCGTCCTCGGTCTGCCCGAGGACAAGGTCCGCATGACGCTCTCCGGCGTCGGCGGGGCCTTCGGCGGACGCGAGGACATCTCGATGCAGATCCACGCCTGCCTGCTGGCGCTCCGCACCGGCAAGCCCGTCAAGATCGTCTACAACCGGTTCGAGTCCTTCTTCGGACACGTCCACCGGCACCCGGCGAAGCTCCACTACGAGCACGGCGCCACCAAGGACGGCAAGCTCACGCACATGAAGTGCCGCATCGTCCTGGACGGCGGGGCCTACGCCTCCGCCTCCCCGGCCGTCGTCGGCAACGCCTCCTCGCTCTCGGTCGGCCCGTACAAGGTCGAGGACGTCGACATCGAGGCCATCGCCCTCTACACCAACAACCCGCCCTGCGGTGCGATGCGCGGCTTCGGCGCGGTCCAGGCGTGCTTCGCCTACGAGGCGCAGATGGACAAGCTCGCCGCGAAGCTCGGCCTGGACCCGGTCGAGTTCCGGCAGCTCAACGCCATGGAACAGGGCACGCTGCTGCCGACCGGCCAGCCCTGCGACTCGCCGGCCCCGGTCGCCGAACTGCTGCGCCGGGTCAAGGCCCGGCCGATGCCGCCCGAGCAGGAGTGGCTGACGGCGGGCAGCGACGGCGCCTCCGTCGACATCCGGGCGCTGCCCGGCGGACTCTCCAACACCACCCACGGCGAGGGCGTCGTGCGCGGCGTCGGCTACGCGGTCGGCCTGAAGAACGTCGGCTTCTCCGAAGGCTTCGACGACTACTCCACCGCCCGCGTCCGGATGGAGGTCATCAACGGCGAACCGGTCGCCACCGTGCACACCGCGATGGCCGAGGTCGGCCAGGGCGGCGTCACCGTCCACGCCCAGATCGCCCGCACCGAACTCGGCGTCAACCAGGTCACCATCCACCCCGCCGACACCCGCGTCGGCTCCGCAGGCTCCACCTCCGCCTCCCGGCAGACGTACGTCACCGGCGGCGCGATCAAGAACTCCTGCGAAGCCGTACGGGAGAAGGTCCTGGAGCTCGGCCGCACCAAGTTCGGCACCTACCACCCGGCCTGGGCCACCGCCGAACTCCTCCTGGAGGGCGGCAAGGTCGTCACCGACGGAGGCGAGGTGCTGGCCGATCTCGCCGACGTGCTGGAGGACGAGGCGATCGACATCGAGCTGGAGTGGCGCCACCGGCCCACCGAAGCCTTCGACCTGCGTACCGGACAGGGCAACGGCCACGTCCAGTACTCCTTCGCCGCCCACCGCGCCGTGGTCGAGGTCGACACCGAACTGGGCCTGGTCAAGGTCATCGAACTGGCCTGCGCCCAGGACGTCGGCAAGGCGCTCAACCCGCTCTCCGTCCTCGGCCAGATCCAGGGCGGCACCCTCCAGGGCATGGGCGTCGCGGTGATGGAGGAGATCATCGTCGACCCGAAGACCGCGAAGGTGCGCAACCCGTCCTTCACGGACTACCTGCTCCCCACCATCCTCGACACGCCGACGATCCCGGTCGACGTGCTCGAACTCGCCGACGAGCACGCCCCGTACGGGCTGCGCGGCGTCGGCGAGGCCCCCACCCTGTCGTCCACCCCGGCCGTCCTCGCGGCGATCCGGAACGCGACGGGCCTCCAGCTCGACAGGACACCGGTGCGGCCCGAACACCTCACCGGCACCTGA
- a CDS encoding GntR family transcriptional regulator, whose translation MEQGNAHDGARPAYAPVFPRSAATARVPEQARAAGHPRLPERTHGEHTHGEPPVPRAVRRHSVRGQILDALRTALVDGDLEPGQVYSAPALGARFGVSATPVREAMQQLAAEGAVEVVPNRGFRVSERGPRELAELAQVRALIEVPVMLDLARTIPAHRWSALRPLADATVAAAAVGDLAAYAESDRAFHRAVLALSGNGQLVAVAEELHRRAQWPPVSGPATRRADLLADASEHTALLDALAARDLAVVRALVGEHFTGARS comes from the coding sequence GTGGAGCAGGGCAACGCGCACGACGGCGCACGTCCGGCGTACGCCCCCGTGTTCCCGCGCTCGGCCGCCACAGCGCGGGTACCGGAGCAGGCCCGGGCGGCCGGGCACCCCCGGCTGCCCGAGCGGACTCACGGCGAGCACACGCACGGCGAGCCGCCCGTGCCGCGTGCCGTTCGGCGCCACTCGGTGCGCGGGCAGATCCTGGACGCTCTGCGCACCGCCCTCGTCGACGGCGACCTGGAGCCCGGCCAGGTGTACTCCGCGCCCGCGCTCGGCGCGCGCTTCGGGGTGTCCGCGACGCCGGTGCGCGAGGCCATGCAGCAGCTGGCCGCCGAGGGCGCCGTCGAGGTCGTGCCGAACCGCGGCTTCCGGGTCAGCGAACGCGGCCCCCGCGAGCTGGCCGAGCTGGCCCAGGTACGGGCGCTGATCGAGGTCCCCGTGATGCTGGACCTGGCCCGTACGATCCCCGCTCACCGCTGGAGCGCCCTGCGTCCCCTGGCGGACGCCACGGTCGCGGCGGCGGCCGTGGGCGACCTGGCCGCCTACGCCGAATCGGACCGGGCCTTCCACCGCGCGGTTCTCGCGCTCTCGGGCAACGGGCAGCTGGTGGCCGTGGCCGAGGAACTGCACCGGCGGGCCCAGTGGCCGCCGGTCTCGGGCCCCGCCACCCGCCGGGCCGATCTGCTCGCGGACGCCTCCGAGCACACCGCCCTGCTCGACGCCCTCGCCGCCCGGGACCTGGCCGTGGTCAGGGCCCTGGTCGGCGAGCACTTCACCGGCGCCCGGAGCTGA
- a CDS encoding (2Fe-2S)-binding protein, which translates to MRVNFTVNGRRQEADDVWEGESLLYVLRERMGLPGSKNACEQGECGSCTVRLDGVPVCACLVAAGQVEGREVVTVEGLADYAKHREDAHPGGGCASGACGTSLDAARRWQARPTDGRTGEAVELAPIQQAFIDAGAVQCGFCTPGLLVAADELLENTPSPSDQDIREALSGNLCRCTGYEKILDAVRLAAARQGEEARS; encoded by the coding sequence ATGCGAGTCAATTTCACGGTCAACGGCCGCCGGCAGGAAGCCGACGACGTCTGGGAGGGCGAGTCCCTCCTGTACGTCCTGCGTGAGCGCATGGGGCTGCCCGGCTCCAAGAACGCCTGCGAACAGGGCGAATGCGGTTCCTGCACGGTCCGCCTCGACGGCGTCCCGGTCTGCGCGTGCCTGGTCGCCGCCGGACAGGTCGAGGGCCGCGAGGTCGTCACCGTCGAGGGTCTGGCCGACTACGCCAAGCACCGCGAGGACGCCCACCCCGGCGGCGGCTGCGCCTCCGGCGCGTGCGGCACCTCCCTGGACGCCGCCCGGCGGTGGCAGGCCCGGCCCACCGACGGCCGGACCGGCGAGGCCGTCGAACTGGCCCCGATCCAGCAGGCGTTCATCGACGCCGGAGCCGTCCAGTGCGGCTTCTGCACCCCCGGCCTGCTGGTCGCCGCCGACGAACTGCTGGAGAACACCCCCTCCCCGTCCGACCAGGACATCCGCGAGGCGCTCTCCGGCAACCTGTGCCGCTGCACCGGCTACGAGAAGATCCTCGACGCGGTCCGTCTCGCCGCCGCCCGCCAGGGAGAGGAGGCCCGGTCATGA
- a CDS encoding PucR family transcriptional regulator yields MRLRALLETDALGLRLLGGEDELDRTVRGVMTTDLRDPSRYLSGGELVLTGLAWHRGAADSEPFVRILAGAGVAGLAAGEAELGDIPADLVEACRRHRLPLFAVHETVAFATITEHVVRQVSGERAGDLAAVVDRHRRLMTSGPAGGGPEVVLDLLTSDLDLRAWVLSPTGRQIAGAGAPLPGPLGAALAGQHLAATRTGRRAPHRAAVAGTTYSLFPIRNTGRGAVAARDVRESVLSDWLLAVEADASDWPAARLDLLQGVTQLIAVERDRREAARTVRRRLAQEVLELVQAGAAPAEIAARLRVAAPVLLPGVGVAPQWQVVVARVEWSTTDRAAATGEITGGPAAQALLEEILVDPAVSGPDSADRIAVAHTGEEAIALVPLPAPTEPPADSGEDAEGAPADGEDADALHEEPGLHAEALLASVREPLSAGLADDGRLTLGVSAAVHSAEGLRGALEEARHARRVAAARPGRVCAAGHHELASHVLLLPFVPDDVRRAFTARLLDPLRDYDRRHRAELVETLEAFLDCDGSWTRCAARLHLHVNTLRYRVGRIEQLTGRDLARLEDKLDFFLALRMS; encoded by the coding sequence ATGCGGCTGCGCGCACTGCTGGAGACCGACGCGCTGGGCCTCCGGCTGCTCGGCGGCGAGGACGAGCTGGACCGCACGGTCCGGGGCGTCATGACGACCGACCTGCGCGACCCCAGCCGCTACCTCTCCGGCGGCGAACTGGTGCTCACGGGCCTCGCCTGGCACCGGGGCGCGGCGGACTCCGAGCCGTTCGTCCGCATCCTCGCGGGCGCGGGGGTGGCCGGCCTCGCGGCCGGCGAGGCGGAGCTGGGCGACATCCCGGCCGATCTGGTCGAGGCGTGCCGGCGCCACCGCCTCCCGCTCTTCGCGGTGCACGAGACGGTGGCCTTCGCAACGATCACCGAGCACGTCGTACGCCAGGTGTCCGGCGAGCGGGCGGGGGACCTGGCGGCCGTGGTGGACCGGCACCGGCGGCTGATGACCTCGGGCCCGGCGGGCGGCGGCCCCGAAGTGGTCCTGGACCTCCTCACCTCCGACCTGGACCTGCGGGCCTGGGTCCTCTCCCCCACCGGCCGGCAGATCGCCGGCGCGGGCGCCCCGCTGCCGGGACCGCTGGGCGCGGCGCTGGCCGGTCAGCATCTGGCCGCGACCCGTACCGGCCGCCGGGCCCCGCACCGGGCGGCGGTCGCCGGAACGACGTATTCGCTCTTCCCGATCCGGAACACCGGGCGGGGCGCGGTGGCCGCCCGCGACGTACGGGAGTCGGTGCTCTCCGACTGGCTGCTGGCGGTCGAGGCGGACGCCTCGGACTGGCCCGCCGCGCGCCTCGATCTGCTCCAGGGCGTCACCCAGCTGATCGCGGTCGAGCGGGACCGCCGCGAAGCGGCCCGCACCGTACGCCGCAGGCTCGCCCAGGAGGTGCTGGAGCTGGTCCAGGCGGGCGCCGCCCCGGCGGAGATCGCGGCCCGGCTGCGGGTCGCCGCGCCCGTTCTGCTGCCCGGCGTCGGCGTGGCCCCGCAGTGGCAGGTCGTGGTGGCCCGCGTCGAATGGAGCACGACGGACCGCGCGGCGGCCACGGGGGAGATCACGGGCGGTCCGGCGGCGCAGGCGCTGCTGGAGGAGATCCTCGTCGACCCGGCGGTCAGCGGCCCGGACTCGGCCGACCGGATCGCCGTCGCCCACACGGGCGAGGAGGCGATCGCCCTGGTGCCGCTGCCCGCGCCCACGGAACCGCCCGCCGACTCCGGGGAGGACGCGGAGGGCGCCCCGGCGGACGGCGAGGACGCCGACGCGCTCCACGAGGAGCCCGGACTGCACGCGGAGGCTCTGCTCGCCTCCGTCCGCGAACCGCTCTCGGCGGGACTCGCCGACGACGGGCGGCTGACACTCGGTGTCAGCGCGGCCGTGCACTCCGCCGAGGGGCTGCGCGGCGCACTGGAGGAGGCTCGGCACGCCCGCCGGGTGGCCGCCGCCCGGCCGGGCCGGGTCTGCGCGGCCGGCCACCACGAACTGGCCTCGCACGTGCTGCTGCTGCCGTTCGTCCCCGACGACGTCCGGCGCGCCTTCACCGCCCGGCTGCTGGACCCGCTGCGCGACTACGACCGGCGCCACCGGGCCGAGCTGGTCGAGACGCTGGAGGCGTTCCTGGACTGCGACGGGTCCTGGACCCGCTGCGCGGCCCGGCTGCACCTGCACGTCAACACACTGCGCTACCGCGTCGGGCGGATCGAGCAGTTGACGGGACGTGACCTCGCGCGCCTGGAGGACAAGCTCGATTTCTTCCTCGCCCTGCGCATGAGCTGA
- a CDS encoding xanthine dehydrogenase family protein subunit M — MDFLRPASWEEALAAKAEHPTAVPIAGGTDVMVEINFDHRRPEYLLDLNRIGELSEWEVGRENVRLGASVPYSGIMEHLRAELPGLALASHTVASPQIRNRGGVGGNLGTASPAGDAHPALLAAGCEVEAASVRGTRMIPIDAFYTGVKRNALEPDELIRAVHIRKADGPQQYSKVGTRNAMVIAVCAFGIALHPETRTVRTGIGSAAPTPVRAKEAEEFLNAALEEGGFWESGKIITPSIARQFATLASGACNPIDDVRGTAKYRRHAVGIMARRTLGWAWEQYRGAGRTLEGAA, encoded by the coding sequence ATGGACTTCCTTCGCCCCGCCAGCTGGGAGGAGGCGCTCGCCGCCAAGGCCGAGCACCCCACGGCTGTGCCCATCGCGGGCGGCACCGATGTCATGGTCGAGATCAACTTCGACCACCGGCGGCCCGAGTACCTCCTGGACCTGAACCGGATCGGTGAGCTGTCCGAGTGGGAGGTGGGCCGGGAGAACGTACGGCTCGGCGCCTCCGTGCCGTACAGCGGCATCATGGAGCACCTGCGCGCCGAGCTGCCCGGTCTGGCGCTCGCCTCGCACACCGTCGCCTCCCCGCAGATCCGCAACCGCGGCGGGGTCGGCGGCAACCTGGGTACCGCCTCCCCGGCCGGCGACGCCCACCCGGCGCTGCTCGCCGCCGGCTGCGAGGTCGAGGCCGCATCCGTACGCGGTACGCGGATGATCCCCATCGACGCCTTCTACACGGGCGTCAAGCGCAACGCCCTGGAGCCGGACGAGCTGATCCGCGCCGTGCACATCAGGAAGGCCGACGGGCCCCAGCAGTACTCCAAGGTCGGCACCCGCAACGCCATGGTCATCGCCGTCTGCGCGTTCGGCATCGCCCTGCACCCCGAGACCCGCACCGTGCGCACCGGCATCGGCTCCGCCGCCCCGACGCCTGTCCGGGCCAAGGAGGCCGAGGAGTTCCTGAACGCCGCGCTGGAGGAGGGCGGGTTCTGGGAGAGCGGAAAGATCATCACCCCGTCGATCGCCCGGCAGTTCGCCACCCTCGCGTCCGGCGCCTGCAACCCGATCGACGACGTCCGCGGCACGGCGAAATACCGCAGGCACGCGGTCGGCATCATGGCCCGCCGCACGCTCGGCTGGGCCTGGGAGCAGTACCGCGGCGCGGGCCGCACGCTGGAAGGAGCTGCGTAG
- a CDS encoding (2Fe-2S)-binding protein produces the protein MTLSLPLTDAAPSPVTAAYARLTEVFPGLRVDVLDHDATAPSGEGWVGAAELAAGGSAVDAFLARDDAQVLRDYGQRARPDVVAGFGLHRYAWPACLLVTVPWFLHRRVPRVPVGAVAFQRALGHLTVRSGEFACLPDDPAATLPGARIVPDEAALRAEVLDSLAEHLGPVLEGFGSRMRRGKRALWGMATDEIVEGLWYIAHLLGEERRAMAELELLLPGTTKPYAGRAGFRELSGPDGRSLPTRDRVSCCLFYTLRPDDTCVTCPRTCDADRVRKLAAAS, from the coding sequence ATGACCCTCTCCCTGCCGCTCACCGATGCCGCGCCGTCCCCCGTGACCGCCGCGTACGCCCGCCTGACCGAGGTGTTCCCCGGCCTGCGGGTCGACGTGCTGGACCACGACGCCACCGCCCCGTCCGGTGAGGGCTGGGTCGGCGCGGCGGAGCTGGCGGCCGGAGGCAGCGCCGTGGACGCCTTCCTCGCGCGGGACGACGCCCAGGTGCTGCGCGACTACGGGCAGCGGGCCCGTCCGGACGTGGTGGCCGGATTTGGACTGCACCGGTACGCCTGGCCCGCCTGCCTGCTGGTGACGGTCCCGTGGTTCCTGCACCGCCGGGTGCCGCGCGTCCCGGTAGGGGCCGTGGCCTTCCAGCGGGCGCTGGGTCACCTGACCGTACGGAGCGGGGAGTTCGCCTGCCTGCCGGACGATCCGGCGGCCACGCTGCCCGGCGCCCGGATCGTCCCGGACGAGGCGGCGCTGCGGGCCGAGGTCCTGGACTCCCTGGCCGAGCACCTCGGCCCGGTGCTGGAGGGCTTCGGATCGCGCATGCGCCGCGGGAAGCGGGCCCTGTGGGGGATGGCGACGGACGAGATCGTCGAGGGCCTGTGGTACATCGCGCATCTGCTGGGCGAGGAGCGCCGCGCGATGGCCGAACTGGAGTTGCTGCTCCCCGGCACGACCAAGCCGTACGCCGGCCGCGCGGGCTTCCGTGAGCTGTCCGGGCCCGACGGGCGGTCGCTGCCGACGCGGGACCGGGTGAGCTGCTGCCTGTTCTACACGCTGCGGCCCGACGACACCTGTGTCACCTGCCCGCGTACCTGCGACGCGGATCGGGTGCGGAAGCTCGCTGCGGCTTCCTGA
- a CDS encoding DUF2637 domain-containing protein, whose product MRLTDISLDWLLPGAVLLVGVMAAVTVVARGKRAAGKTTAADDSWERSEERRRRKEALYATASYVLLFCCAAVAAALSFHGLVGFGRQNLNLSGGWEYLVPFGLDGAAMFCSVLAVREASHGDAALGSRLLVWTFAGAAAWFNWVHAPRGIDHAGAPHFFAGMSLSAAVLFDRALKQTRRAALREQGLVPRPLPQIRIVRWLRAPRETFGAWSLMLLEGVRTLDEAVDEVREDRKEEERTRLRRREQAKLDRARIKALNRQNRAWGRGVRGGQQLEVPALAPSSPGTAPAVTEPAIAEPGQLPLRPRPSLQAVGPKQADGPGSKSLDAPNQGSDPRTVDLTAEDDTQTLPRLDSLEQKLKDLEQQFG is encoded by the coding sequence ATGAGACTGACCGACATATCGCTTGACTGGCTGCTTCCGGGCGCCGTACTGCTCGTGGGAGTCATGGCGGCGGTGACGGTGGTCGCACGCGGCAAGCGTGCCGCCGGCAAGACCACGGCGGCCGACGACTCCTGGGAACGCAGCGAGGAACGCCGCAGGCGCAAGGAGGCGCTGTACGCCACCGCCTCGTACGTCCTGCTGTTCTGCTGCGCGGCGGTCGCCGCCGCGCTCTCCTTCCACGGGCTCGTCGGCTTCGGCCGGCAGAACCTGAACCTCAGCGGCGGCTGGGAGTACCTGGTCCCGTTCGGACTGGACGGGGCCGCGATGTTCTGTTCGGTGCTGGCCGTACGGGAGGCGAGCCACGGTGACGCGGCGCTCGGCTCACGGCTGCTGGTGTGGACGTTCGCCGGGGCCGCCGCCTGGTTCAACTGGGTGCACGCGCCCCGCGGCATCGACCACGCGGGCGCCCCGCACTTCTTCGCGGGGATGTCCCTCTCGGCCGCGGTGCTCTTCGACCGCGCCCTGAAGCAGACCCGCCGGGCCGCGCTGCGCGAACAGGGCCTGGTGCCCCGTCCGTTGCCGCAGATCCGGATCGTTCGCTGGCTGCGGGCCCCTCGGGAGACCTTCGGCGCCTGGTCGCTGATGCTCCTGGAGGGCGTCCGCACCCTGGACGAGGCGGTGGACGAGGTGCGGGAGGACCGTAAGGAGGAGGAGCGGACCAGGCTGCGCCGCAGGGAGCAGGCCAAGCTGGACCGGGCCCGCATCAAGGCCCTGAACCGGCAGAACCGGGCCTGGGGGCGCGGGGTGCGAGGCGGGCAGCAGCTTGAGGTGCCCGCCCTCGCCCCGTCGTCGCCCGGCACGGCGCCGGCCGTCACGGAGCCCGCCATAGCGGAGCCGGGTCAGCTGCCCCTGCGACCCCGGCCATCCCTGCAAGCCGTCGGCCCGAAGCAGGCGGACGGACCGGGCTCGAAGAGTCTGGACGCGCCGAACCAGGGAAGTGACCCGCGGACCGTCGACCTCACCGCCGAGGACGACACCCAGACACTCCCCCGGCTCGACTCGCTGGAACAGAAACTGAAGGATCTGGAACAGCAGTTCGGCTGA